A single window of Sphaerodactylus townsendi isolate TG3544 linkage group LG05, MPM_Stown_v2.3, whole genome shotgun sequence DNA harbors:
- the NCOA5 gene encoding nuclear receptor coactivator 5 isoform X2, with product MRDVRDARDHRDPRDFRDPRDLREPRDLRDPRDLREPREPLYDRYRDDRDPLPRREEGYDRYTRNEDYYRRRDDPYYDRYRDHLDRPPLTAEERMKREERRREDLYRQFFEDIKRRIDAERPVDCSVIVVNKQTKDYAESVGRKVRDLGMIVDLIFLNSEMSLQQALDDVSQGGSPFAIVITQQHQVHHSCTVNIMFGTPQEHRNMPQADAMVLVARNYDRYKSEVREKEREEIARQAAKMADETILQERERPSPTGEGVRGGHPPGIQSLLNLLADNRYLTAEETDKIINYLRELKERQMRASADPLPASLPRQPLGASSGSSLATSASLPSSQAHQSAQPVTQPVSATAASNPQQELQAKILSLFNSGTAAAAAAAAVANSGTGVGGAQGQSFSSSSGTPNRAAQLLSTSLAQSQPRAQGQGAQFVNHSAPARNPGPRAGAPSQSSQPLYQNRPPAPGNAPSQRQAPSSGINFDNPSVQKALDTLIQSGPALTHLVSQTVGQMRAVPPAQQPMSSYQRHY from the exons ATGAGAGATGTGCGTGACGCCAGAGACCACAGAGACCCCAGAGATTTCCGAGACCCTCGAGACCTGAGAGAGCCCAGAGACCTGAGGGATCCTCGGGACTTGAGAGAACCCCGTGAGCCACTGTATGATCGCTACAGGGATGATCGGGACCCTCTGCCCAG GCGAGAAGAGGGTTATGACCGGTACACGCGCAACGAGGACTATTATCGACGGAGGGATGACCCGTACTATGACCGGTACCGTGATCACCTGGACAGACCCCCCCTGACTGCTGAAG AGCGCATGAAGCGAGAGGAACGGCGCCGGGAGGACCTGTACCGCCAGTTCTTTGAGGACATCAAGCGGCGCATTGATGCGGAGCGACCCGTGGACTGTTCCGTGATTGTGGTCAACAAACAGACAAA GGACTACGCGGAGTCGGTGGGGCGGAAGGTGCGAGACCTCGGCATGATCGTCGACCTGATCTTCCTCAACTCGGAGATGTCTCTGCAGCAGGCGCTGGACGATGTCAGCCAAGGGGGGTCTCCTTTCGCCATCGTCATCACCCAGCAGCACCAAGTCCACCACTCGTGCACGGTCAACATCATGTTTGGCACGCCCCAAG AGCACCGCAACATGCCTCAGGCTGACGCCATGGTCCTGGTGGCCAGGAACTACGACCGCTACAAGAGCGAGGTCCGGGAGAAGGAGCGCGAAGAGATTGCCAGGCAAGCCGCCAAGATGGCCGACGAAACCATCCTGCAGGAGCGGGAGCGCCCCTCGCCCACTGGGGAGGGGGTCCGCGGGGGCCACCCCCCAGGCATCCAGTCGCTCCTGAACCTGCTGGCCGACAACCGCTATTTGACTGCCGAGGAGACCGACAAGATCATCAACTACCTGCGAGAGCTCAAGGAGCGGCAGATGCGAGCCAGCGCGGACCCTCTTCCTG cttCCCTTCCCAGGCAACCCCTGGGGGCCTCGTCGGGGTCCTCTCTGGCCACCTCAGCCAGCCTGCCGAGCTCCCAGGCTCACCAGAGCGCCCAGCCTGTGACGCAGCCCGTCTCCGCCACCGCGGCTTCCAATCCCCAGCAGGAGCTGCAGGCCAAGATCCTGAGTCTCTTCAACAGCGGGacggctgccgccgccgccgcagcagcCGTAGCCAACAGCGGCACGGGTGTGGGAGGCGCTCAGGGCCAGAGCTTTTCCTCCAGCTCCGGCACTCCGAACCGGGCGGCGCAGCTCCTTTCCACAAGCTTAGCCCAGTCCCAGCCACGGGCACAAGGCCAGGGCGCCCAGTTTGTAAACCACTCGGCCCCGGCCAGGAACCCCGGCCCAAGAGCGGGGGCCCCTTCGCAGTCCTCCCAGCCGCTGTACCAGAACCGGCCCCCTGCCCCGGGCAACGCCCCCTCTCAGAGGCAGGCCCCTTCCTCCGGGATCAACTTCGACAATCCCAGCGTGCAGAAGGCCCTGGACACCCTGATCCAGAGCGGCCCCGCCCTCACCCACCTGGTGAGCCAGACGGTGGGCCAGATGCGGGCAGTGCCCCCTGCCCAGCAGCCCATGAGCTCCTACCAGCGGCATTACTGA
- the NCOA5 gene encoding nuclear receptor coactivator 5 isoform X1: MNKPPSRSSPARRDNYGYGDREVRRDRSPLRGSPRREPRDGRDSRDGRDLRMRDVRDARDHRDPRDFRDPRDLREPRDLRDPRDLREPREPLYDRYRDDRDPLPRREEGYDRYTRNEDYYRRRDDPYYDRYRDHLDRPPLTAEERMKREERRREDLYRQFFEDIKRRIDAERPVDCSVIVVNKQTKDYAESVGRKVRDLGMIVDLIFLNSEMSLQQALDDVSQGGSPFAIVITQQHQVHHSCTVNIMFGTPQEHRNMPQADAMVLVARNYDRYKSEVREKEREEIARQAAKMADETILQERERPSPTGEGVRGGHPPGIQSLLNLLADNRYLTAEETDKIINYLRELKERQMRASADPLPASLPRQPLGASSGSSLATSASLPSSQAHQSAQPVTQPVSATAASNPQQELQAKILSLFNSGTAAAAAAAAVANSGTGVGGAQGQSFSSSSGTPNRAAQLLSTSLAQSQPRAQGQGAQFVNHSAPARNPGPRAGAPSQSSQPLYQNRPPAPGNAPSQRQAPSSGINFDNPSVQKALDTLIQSGPALTHLVSQTVGQMRAVPPAQQPMSSYQRHY, from the exons ATGAATAAGCCTCCCTCAAGGTCCAGCCCGGCACGAAG AGACAACTATGGGTATGGAGACAGAGAAGTGAGGCGCGATCGCTCTCCCCTACGGGGCAGTCCACGGAGAGAACCAAGAGATGGCCGGGATTCCAGGGACGGGCGGGACCTTCGGATGAGAGATGTGCGTGACGCCAGAGACCACAGAGACCCCAGAGATTTCCGAGACCCTCGAGACCTGAGAGAGCCCAGAGACCTGAGGGATCCTCGGGACTTGAGAGAACCCCGTGAGCCACTGTATGATCGCTACAGGGATGATCGGGACCCTCTGCCCAG GCGAGAAGAGGGTTATGACCGGTACACGCGCAACGAGGACTATTATCGACGGAGGGATGACCCGTACTATGACCGGTACCGTGATCACCTGGACAGACCCCCCCTGACTGCTGAAG AGCGCATGAAGCGAGAGGAACGGCGCCGGGAGGACCTGTACCGCCAGTTCTTTGAGGACATCAAGCGGCGCATTGATGCGGAGCGACCCGTGGACTGTTCCGTGATTGTGGTCAACAAACAGACAAA GGACTACGCGGAGTCGGTGGGGCGGAAGGTGCGAGACCTCGGCATGATCGTCGACCTGATCTTCCTCAACTCGGAGATGTCTCTGCAGCAGGCGCTGGACGATGTCAGCCAAGGGGGGTCTCCTTTCGCCATCGTCATCACCCAGCAGCACCAAGTCCACCACTCGTGCACGGTCAACATCATGTTTGGCACGCCCCAAG AGCACCGCAACATGCCTCAGGCTGACGCCATGGTCCTGGTGGCCAGGAACTACGACCGCTACAAGAGCGAGGTCCGGGAGAAGGAGCGCGAAGAGATTGCCAGGCAAGCCGCCAAGATGGCCGACGAAACCATCCTGCAGGAGCGGGAGCGCCCCTCGCCCACTGGGGAGGGGGTCCGCGGGGGCCACCCCCCAGGCATCCAGTCGCTCCTGAACCTGCTGGCCGACAACCGCTATTTGACTGCCGAGGAGACCGACAAGATCATCAACTACCTGCGAGAGCTCAAGGAGCGGCAGATGCGAGCCAGCGCGGACCCTCTTCCTG cttCCCTTCCCAGGCAACCCCTGGGGGCCTCGTCGGGGTCCTCTCTGGCCACCTCAGCCAGCCTGCCGAGCTCCCAGGCTCACCAGAGCGCCCAGCCTGTGACGCAGCCCGTCTCCGCCACCGCGGCTTCCAATCCCCAGCAGGAGCTGCAGGCCAAGATCCTGAGTCTCTTCAACAGCGGGacggctgccgccgccgccgcagcagcCGTAGCCAACAGCGGCACGGGTGTGGGAGGCGCTCAGGGCCAGAGCTTTTCCTCCAGCTCCGGCACTCCGAACCGGGCGGCGCAGCTCCTTTCCACAAGCTTAGCCCAGTCCCAGCCACGGGCACAAGGCCAGGGCGCCCAGTTTGTAAACCACTCGGCCCCGGCCAGGAACCCCGGCCCAAGAGCGGGGGCCCCTTCGCAGTCCTCCCAGCCGCTGTACCAGAACCGGCCCCCTGCCCCGGGCAACGCCCCCTCTCAGAGGCAGGCCCCTTCCTCCGGGATCAACTTCGACAATCCCAGCGTGCAGAAGGCCCTGGACACCCTGATCCAGAGCGGCCCCGCCCTCACCCACCTGGTGAGCCAGACGGTGGGCCAGATGCGGGCAGTGCCCCCTGCCCAGCAGCCCATGAGCTCCTACCAGCGGCATTACTGA